In Chryseobacterium salivictor, the DNA window CGACGGTGCGACGATCGAAAAAGCACTGGCGACATCACCCGAGTCGTATCTTACGAAGCCGATCCGTAAGATCGAACTCTTGACGGCGCTGAAAATTGCCACCAACAAAAAGAAGAAGCACTATATCTTTGTGAAAGACGGTTACCACGATGTGAAGCTGGTTTTCGAAGATATGCTGTACGTGAAAGCGGACCGGAACTATCTCGATATCATGATGGTCGGCGACCGCAAGATCACGATCAGAAATACGCTGTCTGAATTCTGTAAAGAACTGCCCGTTTTCTTTAAGCAGATTCACCGTTCCGTTGTCGTCAACAGCCAATATGTCAACCGGATTTCGTCGGATGAGGTGGCTGTTCAGGAGACCGTTCTGCCTCTGTCGCGCAATTTTAGAAAGAATTTCGTCATCCCGTAAGTGTTTAACGGGGGATTCTGCTGTTCGGCCTATAAAGTTCTGCATTTCGTCCCAGTAATTGTGTCCGTTAAGCGGTAATTTTTACTTTTGCACCACCAAACAAAAGAACAAGGATGGAAAAGAAAAAATTCCTGTGTTCACCGAGTTAATGTTTGGAGGAATTCATTTTCTGAAACTGAACATACAAAAAGAAACCGCTTTTCCGGAGCATCAATATCAGGAGCTGAACGGTGTATCGCGAAACCGCTTTTTCAGGCGACCGATTTCTTTTTACCGTATAACACCAATGATGAAGAGGAGTGGAATATGCTTTTCACAAGAAGCAACACAAATGATGAAAAGGAGCGGAAACCATGGTTTTCGCTCCTTTTTTTTAATAATCCATATATCTACTGAAAAATCTGCGAACAGCCGATGTGCAGCGCAGAAATCTCTTTTATGCAAACGTTTCCCGCAATGTTCAGAATTGCGGAGGTTCGGCATTTTGCTGAAAGAATCTGCGAAAATTGCCTCGAAAGTTTGCAATAGCATTGCATTTGCTATACTGCTACTTTTGCAATAAAATAATTAGATATGGAGGAATGCTGCAGTACACAACCGAAAAAACAACCGAAAAAACAACCGACTCACCCGGAACACGAAGGCCACGATCACGATCACTCGCATGATACGGGCGATAAAACGGTCTTTCAGCTTTTTCTTCCAGCGATCCTTTCTTTCGTCTTTTTGCTTCTCGGAATTACGTTCGATTACTGGCTGAAACTGGATTGGTTTTCCGGCTGGATTCGCCTGGTTTGGTATCTTATCGCCTATATTCCTGTCGGATTTCCGGTCTTAAAAGAAGCTTTTCAAAGCATCATTCATGGCGTTGTTTTTTCGGAATTTTTCTTAATGGGAATCGCAACGGTGGGTGCTTTTTCGATCGGTGAATATCCGGAAGGTGTTGCCGTAATGCTTTTTTATTCCGTGGGCGAAATTTTTCAGGCTATGGCAGTAACCAAGGCGAAATCCAATATTAAAGCCTTACTCGATCAAAGACCCGATGAGGTGACGGTAATCACGTCGGGTAAACCTCAAACCGTTAAAGCTGGAAAAGTCAATATCGGTGAAATTATTCAATTGAAATCCGGGGAAAAATTAGGTCTGGATGGCGAATTACTTTCCGAAAAAGCCTCCTTTAACACCGCAGCTTTGACAGGTGAAAGTAAACCTGCTACCAAAATAAAAGGGGAAAAAGTCCTGGCCGGAATGATCAACCTCAACACGGTAAGTCAGATCAAAGTAACTGCGGCTTACGAAGACAGCAAGTTGAGTAAGATCCTGAAAATGGTGCAGAATGCCACCGCGCAGAAAGCTCCTACCGAATTATTCATTCGCAAATTTGCGAAAGTTTATACGCCGATCGTTGTTTTTCTCGCGCTTGGAATTACGCTTTTACCTTACTTTTTCGTCGCTGATTATTTATTTCGGGACTGGCTTTACAGAGCGCTTGTTTTCTTGGTGATTTCCTGTCCGTGTGCTTTGGTGATCTCCATTCCACTTGGTTATTTCGGAGGAATCGGGGCTGGAAGCAGAAACGGAATTTTAATTAAAGGCAGTAATTTTTTAGATCTCCTTGCCAATATTCAAAACGTGGTGATGGATAAAACCGGTACCATGACAGAAGGGGTTTTCAAAGTGCAGGAAGTTCATTTTCAACCGGAATTTAATCAGGAAGAAATTTTAAGTATGGTCAATGCTTTGGAAAGTCAAAGTACACATCCGATCGCCACTGCGATTCATGATTTTGTGGGCGAATCCGATCATTCGATCCTTTTGGAAAATGTAGAAGAAATTGCAGGTCAGGGTTTAAAAGCCACCATCAAAGGAAAAGAACTGTTGGTGGGGAATTTCAAACTGTTGGATCAGTTCAGTATTCCGTACGACTTCAATCACGCCAATATTGTTTATAC includes these proteins:
- a CDS encoding LytR/AlgR family response regulator transcription factor; the protein is MQHLNILIVEDEILIADFIRDLLEESGYRSVFMAHTAAEARDKMQQVQPDLILMDLNLEGGFEGITLSQQKNEDAAVIFITGQSDGATIEKALATSPESYLTKPIRKIELLTALKIATNKKKKHYIFVKDGYHDVKLVFEDMLYVKADRNYLDIMMVGDRKITIRNTLSEFCKELPVFFKQIHRSVVVNSQYVNRISSDEVAVQETVLPLSRNFRKNFVIP
- a CDS encoding heavy metal translocating P-type ATPase, with product MEECCSTQPKKQPKKQPTHPEHEGHDHDHSHDTGDKTVFQLFLPAILSFVFLLLGITFDYWLKLDWFSGWIRLVWYLIAYIPVGFPVLKEAFQSIIHGVVFSEFFLMGIATVGAFSIGEYPEGVAVMLFYSVGEIFQAMAVTKAKSNIKALLDQRPDEVTVITSGKPQTVKAGKVNIGEIIQLKSGEKLGLDGELLSEKASFNTAALTGESKPATKIKGEKVLAGMINLNTVSQIKVTAAYEDSKLSKILKMVQNATAQKAPTELFIRKFAKVYTPIVVFLALGITLLPYFFVADYLFRDWLYRALVFLVISCPCALVISIPLGYFGGIGAGSRNGILIKGSNFLDLLANIQNVVMDKTGTMTEGVFKVQEVHFQPEFNQEEILSMVNALESQSTHPIATAIHDFVGESDHSILLENVEEIAGQGLKATIKGKELLVGNFKLLDQFSIPYDFNHANIVYTLVAIAYDQKFVGYLTIADVIKEDALLTIQKLKALGVKTTMLSGDKTAVVKEVAAQLGIADAFGDLLPEDKVNKLKEIKALKQSVAFVGDGVNDAPVVALSDVGIAMGGLGSDATIETADIVIQDDQPSKIPMAINIGKQTKKIVWQNIGLAFAVKAVVLVLGAGGLATMWEAVFADVGVALLAILNAVRIQRMTF